One Bacteroidales bacterium genomic region harbors:
- a CDS encoding outer membrane beta-barrel protein: MVRICLIVSLILSSGLSYSQHFYLKPHLRYHTPLTYQKAPEFFTANMFILTGSDVYYTSVITENKKFSLAKGTSYGADIGFRINEHIAIELGFDYFRNNHQLKSDSVSPNYPLGSTAWQLRVLNAIPALVLSQPIGKNFAFSAKAGFVAGVTSLGKSIIFEEKRRTFMFNKSLDFGYTFGAEIEYRLLNHVGVSIEAGVENIFYKPRKAILKEDNFSYWDMDELPRYLKSIVYKRKIDNEQVYYDNMNDTYYTNYYKPLMRLKETLKLNSMYGGININYSF, encoded by the coding sequence ATGGTCCGAATTTGTCTCATAGTATCTCTTATTTTATCATCCGGATTAAGTTATTCCCAGCATTTCTACCTGAAACCTCATCTGAGGTATCATACACCTCTTACATATCAGAAAGCCCCGGAGTTCTTTACCGCCAACATGTTTATATTAACTGGATCGGATGTTTACTATACCAGTGTCATAACGGAAAACAAGAAATTCTCCCTGGCAAAGGGAACGTCTTATGGAGCAGATATCGGATTCAGGATTAACGAACATATTGCGATAGAATTAGGATTTGATTATTTCAGGAATAACCACCAGTTAAAATCGGACAGCGTTTCACCCAATTACCCGCTCGGAAGCACAGCCTGGCAACTGCGTGTCTTAAATGCAATACCTGCATTGGTTCTGTCGCAGCCAATTGGAAAAAACTTCGCGTTTTCTGCAAAAGCCGGTTTTGTTGCAGGAGTTACCTCCCTGGGTAAGTCGATTATATTCGAAGAAAAACGACGCACATTCATGTTTAACAAAAGCCTTGATTTTGGCTATACTTTTGGTGCCGAAATCGAATACAGGCTGTTGAATCATGTAGGCGTCTCCATTGAGGCAGGTGTGGAAAATATTTTCTATAAACCGCGGAAAGCCATCCTTAAAGAAGATAATTTTTCATACTGGGATATGGATGAATTACCCCGTTACCTTAAAAGTATTGTGTATAAACGAAAAATCGACAATGAACAAGTCTATTATGATAATATGAATGATACTTACTATACCAATTACTACAAACCACTGATGCGTCTGAAAGAAACCCTGAAGCTGAACAGCATGTATGGCGGAATTAACATCAACTATTCGTTCTGA